A genomic window from Lasioglossum baleicum chromosome 7, iyLasBale1, whole genome shotgun sequence includes:
- the LOC143210464 gene encoding uncharacterized protein LOC143210464, translated as MENLILVLMVAGSCLAGELELGGHGGLTLGEIDVGHGSHGGFDWGDIGGDYHSEIELGHGGGYGGGGGYGHGGGGGYGHGGGGGHYIPVVKSIGVPVLKKYALAIPSLQIQQVPQSYPVPMIVQKPVPYTVEKQVFTKVEKKVPTPVEKIIPVKVEKPVPFHVVKHIPVPVVKHIPIKIPVYKTIVHSHKKH; from the exons ATGGAGAACCTC ATCCTAGTTCTGATGGTGGCCGGTTCCTGTTTGGCTGGCGAACTAGAGTTGGGAGGTCATGGAGGTCTGACGTTAGGCGAAATTGACGTGGGTCACGGTAGCCACGGTGGCTTCGACTGGGGCGATATCG GAGGAGATTACCACTCTGAGATCGAGTTAGGTCATGGAGGTGGTTACGGCGGTGGAGGTGGTTACGGCCATGGAGGTGGAGGTGGTTACGGCCATGGAGGTGGAGGCGGACATTACATACCCGTTGTCAAATCCATTG GAGTGCCAGTGCTGAAGAAGTATGCATTGGCCATTCCGAGTCTACAGATTCAGCAAGTCCCGCAGAGCTACCCTGTTCCAATGATCGTGCAGAAGCCGGTCCCGTACACG GTGGAGAAACAGGTGTTCACGAAGGTGGAGAAGAAGGTGCCCACGCCGGTCGAGAAGATCATCCCGGTGAAGGTCGAGAAGCCAGTTCCGTTCCACGTGGTGAAACACATTCCCGTTCCGGTGGTGAAGCACATCCCGATCAAGATCCCCGTGTACAAAACCATAGTTCACAGTCACAAGAAACATTAA
- the LOC143210711 gene encoding uncharacterized protein LOC143210711, protein MKYLLCLVVAIACEAGRVSGIIDHGHFQSYQGGFPYNDASGYQHGIGNGAGAAFFGDFRGHEGNLGLGTESFPHQGYLGGRQDLHQAAGVPFGDVGAGHANLGPYSHGRLGNDYNFPGQRFY, encoded by the exons ATGAAATACCTT CTCTGTCTTGTGGTTGCCATCGCCTGTGAAGCGGGAAGAGTATCCGGTATAATTGATCATGGGCATTTCCAAAGTTACCAAGGTGGTTTTCCATACAATGACGCCTCTGGCTACCAACATGGCATAGGCAACGGCGCTGGAGCTGCGTTTTTCGGAGACTTTAGGGGTCACGAAGGGAACTTGGGTTTAGGAACTGAGTCTTTCCCGCATCAAGGTTATCTCGGCGGCAGACAGGACCTGCATCAGGCGGCGGGAG TTCCTTTCGGCGACGTCGGTGCGGGCCACGCGAACCTCGGACCTTACAGTCACGGCCGTCTGGGCAACGATTATAATTTCCCAGGACAGAGATTCTATTAA
- the LOC143210708 gene encoding uncharacterized protein LOC143210708 — MPEVQNLFRKYRGATSCVIVLTDDRFLRPLKGITFDYDQHGTCPVEVGQKFIKPRATHEALLVSPGTVDRPFIRDPSSVQPSSRIMFRLLIPCLIWLSSVRSEMSMHMADGMMEDQAAMMDAMMLKPKRESYHNPCPPYSHPISYSPPPQIYVKPVVHPAPMPVYHQPIQVVQKPMITYVKPAPPPVVVKPIVQPKVVLPVYQKPMISYAPVYQKPVYYAPMVQKVMYEQPKVLLKKYEVPVTQVIQKPQISYPVQYHQPKLIHVPAPQPNYVKIAQPIVHPQPVFQSAIKPWCP, encoded by the exons ATGCCCGAGGTGCAGAATTTATTCAGGAAATACCGGGGTGCGACCAGTTGCGTCATAGTACTGACCGACGACCGCTTTTTACGGCCGCTTAAGGGAATCACATTCGACTACGACCAACATGGAACCTGCCCCGTTGAAGTCGGGCAAAAGTTTATAAAACCGAGGGCCACGCACGAGGCGCTCCTAGTTTCGCCCGGGACTGTAGATCGGCCGTTTATCCGGGACCCATCATCAGTTCAGCCATCTTCGCGAATCATGTTCAGGCTACTG ATCCCATGCCTGATATGGCTGTCGAGCGTACGGTCGGAGATGTCGATGCACATGGCGGACGGCATGATGGAGGACCAGGCGGCCATGATGGACGCCATGATGTTGAAGCCAAAACGGGAGTCGTACCATAACCCGTGTCCACCGTACTCTCATCCGATCTCGTATTCACCACCGCCGCAGATTTACGTCAAACCGGTGGTGCATCCAGCGCCGATGCCGGTCTATCATCAGCCGATCCAGGTAGTCCAGAAGCCTATGATCACATACGTGAAACCAGCTCCGCCACCGGTGGTGGTGAAGCCGATAGTTCAGCCGAAGGTGGTGCTGCCGGTTTATCAAAAACCGATGATCTCGTACGCGCCGGTTTACCAGAAGCCCGTCTACTACGCGCCCATGGTGCAGAAGGTGATGTACGAGCAACCGAAGGTTTTGCTGAAGAAGTACGAGGTCCCTGTCACCCAGGTGATCCAGAAGCCCCAGATCAGCTACCCGGTTCAGTATCATCAACCGAAACTGATTCATGTGCCGGCTCCGCAACCCAATTACGTGAAAATCGCCCAGCCAATCGTCCATCCCCAACCCGTGTTCCAATCTGCGATAAAACCATGGTGCCCATAG
- the LOC143210710 gene encoding uncharacterized protein LOC143210710 has product MRIIILAVMVAAVAASYEEEHGGSTYHETSKPVEIPIYKKYAIPIPHPVPVPVPQEIKVPIPQPYQVEVPVPHPVPVEVIKHVEIPVEKPEPYVVEKKVPYVVEKPYAVTVEKHYPVPIPKPYPVHVPVYKHVFHHQSKGHGWKH; this is encoded by the exons ATGAGGATCATC ATCCTGGCAGTTATGGTGGCAGCCGTGGCTGCTTCCTACGAAGAAGAACATGGCGGCTCCACTTACCATGAGACGTCCAAACCAGTCGAAATACCGATTTACAAAAAATACGCCATACCGATTCCACATCCTGTCCCGGTGCCAGTACCTCAGGAGATCAAGGTACCCATCCCTCAACCTTATCAAGTTGAAGTGCCAGTGCCGCATCCGGTACCAGTGGAAGTTATCAAACATGTGGAGATCCCCGTGGAAAAGCCGGAGCCCTATGTGGTTGAGAAAAAG GTGCCGTACGTTGTGGAGAAACCGTACGCGGTGACGGTGGAAAAACACTACCCGGTACCCATCCCGAAACCGTACCCGGTCCACGTACCCGTCTACAAGCACGTATTCCATCACCAAAGCAAGGGCCACGGCTGGAAGCACTGA
- the LOC143210709 gene encoding uncharacterized protein LOC143210709: MLVYKLPLQNRRHSTLDPFCAHNSETHPQSDKPAAMNQIIAFVGLAVLVGVASASHLDEDHGHSTYEEKSQPVEIPIYKKYAIPIPHPVPVQVPQKIEIPIPQPQSVPIEIPQPYPVEVIKHVEIPVEKPEPVVVEKHVPFVVEKPYPVYVEKKFPIPVAKPYPVHVPIYKHVFHYTSKGKGWH; the protein is encoded by the exons ATGTTAGTATATAAGCTCCCGCTCCAGAACCGCAGACATTCAACGCTCGATCCTTTCTGTGCACACAATTCAGAGACACACCCACAATCCGATAAACCTGCAGCCATGAACCAAATC ATTGCTTTTGTTGGTCTCGCGGTGCTCGTAGGCGTAGCTTCCGCGAGCCATCTGGACGAGGACCACGGACACTCGACCTACGAGGAAAAATCGCAGCCTGTGGAGATACCGATCTATAAGAAATATG CGATACCGATACCCCATCCGGTGCCGGTCCAGGTACCCCAGAAAATCGAGATTCCGATTCCTCAACCGCAGAGCGTCCCCATCGAGATTCCTCAGCCGTATCCGGTCGAGGTGATCAAACATGTCGAGATCCCCGTGGAAAAACCCGAACCTGTCGTCGTCGAGAAACAC GTGCCGTTCGTCGTGGAGAAGCCGTACCCGGTCTACGTTGAGAAGAAGTTCCCCATACCGGTCGCGAAGCCGTACCCGGTTCACGTACCGATCTACAAACACGTGTTCCATTACACCTCGAAGGGCAAAGGATGGCATTAA
- the LOC143210463 gene encoding uncharacterized protein LOC143210463 gives MRVTMNGILLLSLASLAAATPVIVYQNQNQYHPQLYGGFQPIERSDQESHGSISSGSYGSEYGGGDYGGGDYGGGSYGGSSYGGSSYGGSSYGGDFGGGHGGGYEGSVGGHLEVSGDHLGSDYSSLGGGHDGGDEGVSLDGGHSVVQSVPVSEHVEVTKPVPVKVIKHIGVPVPQIYKIAVPHPVAVGVPQNYPVAQPVPKPVPVQVIKTIAVPVEKKVPFPVEKHIPVPVEKPVPITIEKHVPVPVYKPYPVKIPVYKTIYHHAKKH, from the exons ATGCGTGTAACCATGAACGGAATC CTGCTACTTTCTCTGGCGTCCTTGGCGGCGGCCACGCCGGTGATCGTGTATCAGAATCAGAACCAATACCATCCGCAGCTGTACGGTGGTTTCCAGCCGATAGAAAGGTCCGACCAGGAGTCTCATGGTTCTATATCCAGCGGAAGCTACGGCAGCGAGTACGGCGGCGGTGATTACGGCGGCGGCGATTACGGCGGCGGTAGTTACGGGGGCAGTAGCTACGGCGGCAGTAGCTACGGGGGCAGCAGCTACGGGGGCGATTTCGGTGGTGGCCATGGCGGTGGTTACGAGGGATCGGTTGGAGGACACTTAGAGGTATCCGGCGACCACTTAGGCTCGGATTACTCGTCCCTCGGGGGTGGACACGATGGCGGAGACGAGGGTGTTTCCCTGGACGGTGGCCACAGCGTGGTCCAGAGCGTTCCCGTGTCCGAGCACGTGGAAGTTACCAAGCCTGTGCCCGTTAAAGTGATTAAGCACATCG GGGTACCGGTTCCTCAGATTTACAAGATAGCTGTGCCCCATCCGGTGGCAGTGGGCGTTCCTCAGAACTACCCAGTGGCGCAGCCTGTACCAAAACCAGTGCCTGTGCAAGTGATAAAGACAATAGCGGTGCCAGTGGAGAAGAAGGTTCCGTTCCCAGTGGAGAAGCACATTCCCGTCCCGGTGGAGAAGCCTGTCCCGATCACTATCGAGAAGCACGTGCCGGTGCCAGTCTATAAGCCGTACCCCGTCAAGATTCCCGTTTACAAGACGATTTATCACCACGCGAAGAAACATTAA